The Trypanosoma brucei gambiense DAL972 chromosome 10, complete sequence genome has a segment encoding these proteins:
- a CDS encoding histone deacetylase 1, with translation MNEDGDCRRVALIDTSCYSADCTLSALVPQHAMKPYRLLVTMELIASLGLKRFCRTVVPPPIGIKELLTYHAEDYVLNLGLHSNRSWLWNTEVSKVTFSGDCPPVEGIVEYSLSTVSGSLMAAVLLNSGAVDTAIHWGGGMHHAKCGECSGFCYVNDIVIAIIELLKCHDRVLYVDLDMHHGDGVDEAFCRSRRVFTLSLHKFGESFFPGTGHPRDVGIGNGRHYTMNLAMWDGVDDFYYTTVFERALRSIVKRFNPNVVVLQCGADSLAGDRLGHFNLSSWGHGKCVEEVKKLGLPMLVVGGGGYTLRNVAKLWAYETSILCGKRLPLNTVIPLHRMPLSGWLFEESPQLLVSQDEENKPLPGVNVQRSFRVIIEQIDKHCPNIMTV, from the coding sequence ATGAATGAGGATGGTGATTGTCGGCGCGTCGCTCTCATTGACACATCTTGCTATTCCGCTGATTGTACGCTCTCAGCGTTGGTTCCTCAGCATGCAATGAAACCGTATAGACTTTTGGTGACAATGGAACTAATTGCATCACTGGGGTTAAAGCGGTTTTGTCGGACGGTTGTCCCGCCACCAATTGGTATTAAAGAGCTGCTTACCTACCATGCTGAAGATTATGTACTGAATCTGGGACTTCATAGTAACCGCAGCTGGTTGTGGAATACAGAGGTATCGAAGGTTACCTTTTCCGGAGATTGTCCACCTGTTGAGGGAATTGTTGAATATTCTCTCTCAACAGTTAGTGGCTCCCTCATGGCCGCTGTTTTGCTGAATAGTGGTGCTGTCGATACAGCGATTCATTGGGGTGGTGGTATGCATCATGCAAAATGCGGTGAGTGTTCTGGATTCTGTTACGTGAATGATATTGTTATCGCCATTATTGAGCTACTGAAATGCCATGATAGAGTTTTATATGTTGATCTTGATATGCATCACGGAGACGGAGTCGACGAAGCGTTTTGCCGTAGCAGAAGAGTCTTTactctttcccttcacaaGTTTGGCGAGTCCTTTTTTCCGGGTACAGGCCATCCACGGGATGTAGGCATTGGAAACGGGCGCCACTACACTATGAACTTAGCCATGTGGGATGGTGTGGATGACTTCTACTACACCACAGTTTTTGAGCGTGCGCTCAGATCCATTGTAAAACGGTTCAATCCAAATGTAGTTGTCTTGCAGTGTGGAGCCGATTCGCTCGCAGGAGATCGTTTGGGACATTTTAATCTCTCGTCATGGGGTCATGGAAAGTGTGTTGAAGAGGTAAAGAAATTAGGGCTACCAATGCTTGtggttggtggtggtggttacACCCTGCGGAATGTTGCCAAGCTGTGGGCATACGAAACTAGCATACTCTGTGGGAAAAGGCTCCCCTTGAACACTGTCATTCCTCTACATCGAATGCCTCTTAGTGGATGGCTCTTCGAAGAATCGCCACAACTTTTAGTTTCACaggatgaagaaaacaaacctCTTCCTGGTGTTAACGTTCAACGATCCTTCCGCGTGATTATTGAGCAAATAGACAAGCACTGTCCAAATATAATGACTGTTTGA
- a CDS encoding nucleotide binding protein, putative, with amino-acid sequence MNLANSHCIGPDSPDAGLAPSCKGCPNASLCASAPKGPDPDIELIRQRLSGVKRKVLIVSGKGGVGKSTLTKELAFAIGKRGLNVAVVDLDVCGPSIPRLTGARGENAHYSATGIEPVMIDETVTMMSMHYFLENKNEAVLFRGPRKNGAVKMFLKDVIWNDVDVMLIDTPPGTSDEHITTASLLQQCGGVSGAVLVTTPQMVAEADVRREVNFCQKAKLNIMGIVENMSGFVCPNCGSGSFIFPRTNTRGAGKRLSEEFGIPLWGEIPLDPKLMSSCEEGTPLAESVDQNNPTLDVLNSISRKLIESLAME; translated from the coding sequence ATGAACTTGGCAAATTCTCATTGTATCGGACCCGACAGTCCTGATGCTGGTCTGGCACCTTCCTGTAAAGGGTGCCCAAATGCTTCTCTATGTGCTTCTGCACCCAAAGGTCCCGATCCTGATATTGAACTTATCAGGCAACGGTTGTCTGGTGTTAAGCGGAAGGTGCTAATCGTTAGTGGGAAAGGAGGTGTGGGGAAGAGTACGCTTACTAAAGAGCTGGCTTTTGCCATTGGGAAGAGAGGACTCAACGTTGCTGTCGTTGATCTCGACGTATGCGGGCCCTCTATTCCACGTTTGACGGGCGCTCGGGGGGAAAATGCACACTACAGTGCCACTGGTATTGAACCGGTGATGATCGATGAAACGGTGACTATGATGTCCATGCACTACTTTCTTGAAAATAAGAATGAAGCTGTGCTCTTTCGCGGGCCCAGGAAGAATGGCGCTGTCAAAATGTTTCTGAAGGATGTAATTTGGAACGATGTTGATGTGATGCTGATTGACACCCCCCCTGGGACGTCAGATGAGCACATCACTACTGCGTCTCTTCTTCagcaatgtggtggcgtcaGTGGCGCTGTTTTAGTAACCACACCCCAGATGGTTGCAGAGGCTGACGTAAGACGGGAGGTAAACTTCTGTCAAAAGGCAAAATTGAACATAATGGGTATTGTTGAAAATATGAGCGGTTTCGTGTGCCCTAACTGTGGTAGTGGCTCGTTTATATTTCCACGTACAAATACGCGGGGTGCTGGAAAGCGCTTAAGCGAGGAGTTTGGAATTCCTCTTTGGGGAGAAATACCCCTTGATCCAAAGCTGATGAGCTCGTGCGAGGAAGGTACCCCTCTTGCAGAGTCTGTCGACCAAAATAATCCAACGCTTGATGTTTTGAACTCAATTTCGAGGAAACTCATTGAAAGTTTAGCGATGGAGTAG